In Ptychodera flava strain L36383 chromosome 17, AS_Pfla_20210202, whole genome shotgun sequence, one genomic interval encodes:
- the LOC139115168 gene encoding sialidase-3-like isoform X2 yields MPPIKIRLKVLPVICITGILLFIIISWVVRRGTLEDWRSMHNYRMSKAQSIASLLSQDSPYNRRVVGVPRFSPDDVPVFYKGLLGYNTSRIPALVYKDGIFVAFCEARKDTDMDIGNMDIISRRGKRSGSRIIWDKPTVVASIPGSRVMNPTPIVDKVRNTIVLVFISLVAEVDQHDVLANGTLAQGLHFTKTSDYGLTWSKPVNLSSSILLRMKFTPLMFATGPGHGIQLSSGRLIVPANTFYKDKRGSYKQKDCLDHSLVLYSDDGGDNWNIGGSVPVTKDSKGYIILTNEVQAVELDDHVVCLNSRTLSSFQTRAISCSYDGGLTFKPPDLIDGLIEPGFKYKMGLIQSGNFSGCQASMIGFPAPPGTVFNANITKRWVLFSNPADVAERKDTSIRISKDGLKTWSEPWTINYEAGAYSDMTYFEAKEGFKKVQKFGILYERGHRDAYEAIVFRTFTLNDVIKGVQ; encoded by the exons ATGCCTCCGATCAAAATAAGACTCAAAGTTCTGCCAGTAATCTGCATCACTGGTATCTTGCTGTTCATTATTATATCATGGGTTGTCAGACGTGGCACCCTGGAAGACTGGAGGTCTATGCACAACTATCGCATGTCCAAAGCTCAGAGCATAGCGTCACTCCTCAGCCAAGACAGTCCCTACAACAGACGAGTTGTCGGTGTTCCTAGGTTTAGTCCGGACG ATGTTCCCGTGTTTTACAAAGGTCTCCTTGGATACAATACGTCAAG GATTCCCGCACTGGTATACAAGGATGGCATATTTGTGGCATTCTGTGAGGCAAGGAAAGACACAGACATGGACATTGGGAATATGGACATTATATCAAGGAGAGGAAAAAGATCGGGAAGCAGGATTATCTGGGATAAACCAACAGTCGTGGCAAGCATTCCCGGAAGCAG GGTTATGAATCCCACACCGATTGTCGACAAAGTCAGAAACAccattgttttggtgtttatCTCACTTGTGGCAGAGGTTGACCAGCATGATGTCTTAGCGAATGGTACCTTAGCACAAGGCTTACACTTTACAAAG ACATCTGACTATGGTCTGACTTGGAGCAAGCCTGTGAATTTGTCATCTAGTATTCTTCTCCGTATGAAATTCACTCCATTAATGTTTGCGACAG GGCCTGGTCATGGAATACAGCTGAGTTCAGGCAGGCTTATTGTACCAGCTAATACCTTCTACAAAGATAAAAGAG GCTCATACAAACAGAAAGACTGCCTTGACCATTCCCTGGTACTGTACTCTGATGATGGCGGAGACAATTGGAACATCGGTGGTTCAGTACCTGTGACAAAAGACAGTAAAGGATATATTATCTTAACCAATGAAGTACAG GCTGTTGAATTGGATGATCATGTGGTTTGCTTGAACAGCCGTACCTTGAGTTCATTCCAGACACGTGCCATATCTTGTAGTTATGATGGAGGCCTCACTTTCAAACCTCCGGACTTGATCGATGGATTAATTGAACCAGGATTCAAGTATAAGATGGGCCTAATACAGTCAGGAAATTTCTCTGGTTGTCAG GCAAGTATGATAGGATTTCCAGCACCACCAGGCACTGTCTTCAATGCCAACATTACCAAAAGATGGGTTTTGTTTTCCAACCCAGCTGATGTTGCAGAAAGGAAAGACACATCTATTCGTATCAGTAAAGATGGTCTGAAAACTTGGAGCGAACCTTGGACTATCAACTACGAAGCAGGGGCATATTCTGATATGACATACTTCGAGGCTAAGGAAGGGTTCAAGAAGGTTCAAAAGTTTGGTATTCTGTACGAGAGAGGTCACCGAGATGCATATGAAGCCATAGTCTTCAGGACATTCACTCTCAATGATGTCATCAAGGGAGTTCAGTAG
- the LOC139115168 gene encoding sialidase-3-like isoform X1 — protein MHSKLPCREMPPIKIRLKVLPVICITGILLFIIISWVVRRGTLEDWRSMHNYRMSKAQSIASLLSQDSPYNRRVVGVPRFSPDDVPVFYKGLLGYNTSRIPALVYKDGIFVAFCEARKDTDMDIGNMDIISRRGKRSGSRIIWDKPTVVASIPGSRVMNPTPIVDKVRNTIVLVFISLVAEVDQHDVLANGTLAQGLHFTKTSDYGLTWSKPVNLSSSILLRMKFTPLMFATGPGHGIQLSSGRLIVPANTFYKDKRGSYKQKDCLDHSLVLYSDDGGDNWNIGGSVPVTKDSKGYIILTNEVQAVELDDHVVCLNSRTLSSFQTRAISCSYDGGLTFKPPDLIDGLIEPGFKYKMGLIQSGNFSGCQASMIGFPAPPGTVFNANITKRWVLFSNPADVAERKDTSIRISKDGLKTWSEPWTINYEAGAYSDMTYFEAKEGFKKVQKFGILYERGHRDAYEAIVFRTFTLNDVIKGVQ, from the exons ATGCACAGCAAGCTTCCATGTCGTGAGATGCCTCCGATCAAAATAAGACTCAAAGTTCTGCCAGTAATCTGCATCACTGGTATCTTGCTGTTCATTATTATATCATGGGTTGTCAGACGTGGCACCCTGGAAGACTGGAGGTCTATGCACAACTATCGCATGTCCAAAGCTCAGAGCATAGCGTCACTCCTCAGCCAAGACAGTCCCTACAACAGACGAGTTGTCGGTGTTCCTAGGTTTAGTCCGGACG ATGTTCCCGTGTTTTACAAAGGTCTCCTTGGATACAATACGTCAAG GATTCCCGCACTGGTATACAAGGATGGCATATTTGTGGCATTCTGTGAGGCAAGGAAAGACACAGACATGGACATTGGGAATATGGACATTATATCAAGGAGAGGAAAAAGATCGGGAAGCAGGATTATCTGGGATAAACCAACAGTCGTGGCAAGCATTCCCGGAAGCAG GGTTATGAATCCCACACCGATTGTCGACAAAGTCAGAAACAccattgttttggtgtttatCTCACTTGTGGCAGAGGTTGACCAGCATGATGTCTTAGCGAATGGTACCTTAGCACAAGGCTTACACTTTACAAAG ACATCTGACTATGGTCTGACTTGGAGCAAGCCTGTGAATTTGTCATCTAGTATTCTTCTCCGTATGAAATTCACTCCATTAATGTTTGCGACAG GGCCTGGTCATGGAATACAGCTGAGTTCAGGCAGGCTTATTGTACCAGCTAATACCTTCTACAAAGATAAAAGAG GCTCATACAAACAGAAAGACTGCCTTGACCATTCCCTGGTACTGTACTCTGATGATGGCGGAGACAATTGGAACATCGGTGGTTCAGTACCTGTGACAAAAGACAGTAAAGGATATATTATCTTAACCAATGAAGTACAG GCTGTTGAATTGGATGATCATGTGGTTTGCTTGAACAGCCGTACCTTGAGTTCATTCCAGACACGTGCCATATCTTGTAGTTATGATGGAGGCCTCACTTTCAAACCTCCGGACTTGATCGATGGATTAATTGAACCAGGATTCAAGTATAAGATGGGCCTAATACAGTCAGGAAATTTCTCTGGTTGTCAG GCAAGTATGATAGGATTTCCAGCACCACCAGGCACTGTCTTCAATGCCAACATTACCAAAAGATGGGTTTTGTTTTCCAACCCAGCTGATGTTGCAGAAAGGAAAGACACATCTATTCGTATCAGTAAAGATGGTCTGAAAACTTGGAGCGAACCTTGGACTATCAACTACGAAGCAGGGGCATATTCTGATATGACATACTTCGAGGCTAAGGAAGGGTTCAAGAAGGTTCAAAAGTTTGGTATTCTGTACGAGAGAGGTCACCGAGATGCATATGAAGCCATAGTCTTCAGGACATTCACTCTCAATGATGTCATCAAGGGAGTTCAGTAG